A region of the Cricetulus griseus strain 17A/GY chromosome 7, alternate assembly CriGri-PICRH-1.0, whole genome shotgun sequence genome:
CCCCtgcaagttgtctctgacctctatacacacATCAagctgtgcacactcacacacatgtaaacacatcatgtaataaataaaaaatgtaatgctccaaagctgggcatggtggctttgCTAATAGTTTCAGCACTTggcaggctgaggcaagagaatcactgggaatttaaagccagcctgggctacagagtgaatttcaggtcaCCCTCAGCTTTAGAATGACATgctgtctagaaaaaaatgaacttaaaacATTCCAAACACTAGTATAGTCACTGTATGTTTTGTGCACAGATATCTGTAGGacatgatttgtttgtttgctggtttgtttttaaaatagtagaggggttgacaagatggctcagtgggtaaatcaCTTCCTGCCAGTCCTGATagcctacatggtggaaggagaaaaccaactcccacaattTATCCCCTGGAACACCCAAGCCCcacaaacaaatgtttaaaaaattaatatggaACACTAGAATTAGGTATTTTGATCACTGTTGCAAAATCACATTGAAGCACTCTACTCTGTACTCACAGGAATGTACCAGAGAATTCTTGTTTCACCAcagtttgccatttttaaaagtgttactCATTTTTGCAGTTTTGGGGCTATCTCCCGCCTCTAGTCCTCAGACATCCTAAAAAGGTGCcctgtcactgagctatatccacagCTACTCTTACTCCTGTTTTAAAgctttcataattgttatttttttttttcttttcagttctggggatggaacccagggccttgagcatcctaggcaagtgctctaccactgagctataacccCAGCTCTTGTTTTAATTGTGAGTGATACACAAGTCTCTCCCTGTGTTACTTGGCGGTTTCCATATTATCCTAATGCCTATTGAGTAGCTGTGGTACCTGAGGgcatagatagatggatggatagatagatagatagatagatagatagatagatagaaagatagatagatagatagattcctACTTTACAGAAAAGGAACCTAATGTCCAGGTAGTGCTGGTTACCCTGGCCACGAAGCTGCGGTCAGGATTTTGATTCTGTTTCTTTCCCCAGGGAATACCCTGTTCTGTCAGTTCTACCACTCTTACAAGCCTAAGAGTCAATTGTCCTCTTCTGCTTCTTAGAGGATGTGCAGACCCTGGTATGAGGTTACAGAATCTCCCAATGATGTTCTTTTGTCCTCTGCACTTGCCTTCTCTCCCTACTCTGACACCAAGAGTGGCATGGCCTTCCTGGGGAAACTCCAGACTTAAAGCCTCAGTGGCCAAGAGGGTGCCAGCTGCCCCAGGATTGGTTCTCAGCAAAGGCCAATTGGCTCTTTTCTGGCTTCCCCTTTCTGGACTTGGCTTCTCTGTCCTAATCTCGTGCCAGCTTCCTGCATGGCCCCTATCCTTCAAGCTTATTACTGGCCTCCCACATATGCCCACGATGCCCCCTGCTGTGCAGAGTTGGAACAGCAGCACCTGGCAACCCTGTATCAGAACTCACATAACCAGCACCTGCTTTTTGTAAAATCTCTGTCACTGGGCCTACATCTCTTGACTTGCTAATCCATCCTGTCCCCAGGCAGGAGGGAAGGGGCCAGGCCATGGATATGTGCTCACCACCCACAAGACACCATCTTCTTACCCAGGAGAAACAAAACCTGGGCATCTAAAAGCCAGGTGCAGGAGGGAAATCATACTGTATACTGTACAGAAATGATGAGCTGGATGTCAAGGAAGTTGGGAAAATGCCAGAAATTAGCAATGTTGCCCAGTGTCGTGGAACACAAATATAGTCGCAgatactctggaggctgaggcaggagaatcgctGGATTCTTGAGCCTGGGACTTTGAGAACATCCTGGGCAATATAATataaccttgtctcaaaagaaaaaaataagaaaaaaaccttAGCATTAGTTACCTACTAGACAGAGTGTTATGGCCTAGTTAGAGTGGGCCTTTTTGTACTTCAGACTTCTGAGTTAAGACATTATACAGAATtataggaaataaatgaaaaagaagtttaaaaagaaGGCCTACATTTTGAGGACTATCTGCAGGCTCAGGAAGGCAAAAGTCTGGAGAAAGTAGGTGCTCAGTGGAGATCATTCAGAAAAGAACTAAGATGATCAGAAATCAACAATAAGAAAATCATCTCTGTCCAAAGACTCTCACCTTCTTCCGTGCccctatttacttttattttatgtttttagcactagggattgaaccagggcctcacacatgctgtgTAAATGCTCTGCCACTGCACACCCTCCTAAGCCCTCATCCCTGCTTTTGAAACCCAGCTAAGCAGCCTTGGTAGGGTGTACTTCCCAGCATGGCGTCTGGGAGGGTGTTGGCCCCAGAGCCCAAGAATTTAGGGATTCCCAGTTTTCAGTGTTCGGTTTCAGACTCTGGAAGACTTATTATGGACTCTGGAACAGAATGTCTCAGACTAGTCTGAGTTTGACGTGGGGATTTGGGGAGCCACAGTGGAGAGGAGAAGACAGCAGCAGAACCTGGAGGTCAGGTTGTTCAACACTGTGCATGCCTCTTCCATGTACTTTCTTCTCTTGTCATTGACCTGGGTAGCAAATTTCAGTCTTTCTCAGTGCGGAAGCTccatgttgttttccttttttctttatgcaCTGTTCTTTTCTAGATTTAGGCAGGAGACTGCACCCAGCTCGGTAGTAACCCACTCGGCTCCTCGTTCTGGTGCAGGCAGATGTGCTAAGGATCTGGAACAGGTCAAAACAATGACTTCTGGTGTCTTTTGAACTTGTAAAGCAAGAAAAGTGCCACTGACTGCTGCACAGTGATCTACATAGAACCCCATAAGCTGATGGCTGACAGTGGGGGAATGCAGAGTGCTTTGGAGACAGTGAGTACTGTCTCCTACAGTAAGAATTGATGTTAGTTCACTTCTGTCGTCTGCAGATGGGGAGATTACTTCCAAGCCAATGGTGCTGTTCCTGGGACCGTGGAGCGTTGGCAAATCCACCATGATAAACTACCTCCTTGGGTTAGAAGAAACTCGATACCAGCTTTATACAGGTGAGAATTTTGGGAGTGTTTAAATTGCTAAAGCAGATGAATAATTAAAGCACTTGTATGCCATTaataatattaatgaaaattaCATGCAAGTACCAGCGGCTCTACTGCCTCCAcggcagcattattcataaaagTCCCAAAGTAGAACAACTCAAGTGTCCACTGCTGGATGAAGGAATAACTGAAATGTAGCCTATGCATGCAATGGAATATTAGCCTTAGAAAGGAATGTCACATGACTgaggagctggctcagcaggtaaagtgcttgctatgcaagcctgatgatTTGAAGTCAGGACCCTAGGATCCACAGAAAAGCCAAGTGAGTAGCACATGGGTCTGGGATTGCAGTACTTCAGTAGGGAGATCAGAATTGGAGCTAGGAGAGGCCCCCAAAGCCTGGAGGCCAGCTAACCTGGCCTATGCAGCAGTGTACAAGACATAAAGTAGAAGGTGAGGGTGTGGCTTCTGACCTCCACCCCTGGGGCATGGCATgtgcatgtaacacacacacacacacacacacacacacacacacacacacacacacacacacagagaacagctAGAAAGGAATGAAACATGCATGCTGTCAGAATACATCAGATATATCCTTGCCACAATATGGATAAACCTTGAAAATGTGCTAAAACAAGCCAGGCACAAAAAAGCACAGATACTGTATGATTCTGCTCATATGAGGTTCCACAATAGGAaaaactcagaggcagagaaggaataGAGATTGCCAAGGAAGGGGATGGGGAGTTATTACTTaacagagacagagtctcagtgtGGGAAGATGATAAAGTTCTGGAGAGTGAGGATAACTAACCACTTGCATGGTAATGTGAATATATTTGATGCTATTGAACTAGAAGTTTaaagattaaaatgtaaatgttatgttttatgtatttgggcacaattaaaaagtgaaaaggcAGGAACCTTGTCCTTGTGGAAGCCCTTTCCAAGACGCCTTGCTGTCCACACCCCTTCCAGAAAGCCTGTTTCTCAGTGGTTGTTGTTTTCCACCTCTCACCCATGTATGCAGGTGCTGAACCTACCACCTCCGAGTTCACTGTTCTCATGCACGGGCCCAAGCTGAAAACCATTGAGGGCATTGTCATGGCTGCTGACAGTGCCCGATCCTTCTCACCCCTGGAAAAGTTTGGCCAGAATTTTCTGGAGAAGTTGATTGGCATTGAGGTTCCCCACAAACTTCTAGAACGAGTCACTTTTGTAGATACACCAGGCATCATTGAGAACCGCAAACAACAGGAAAGAGGTAATTTAGGGGACTGGGGATGTGCTCAGAGTAAGAAtacttgctctgcaagcataaggacctgaattcaaatccttaGCACCCAAGTAAAAAGAGAGGCATGAAGCCTagcggtggtggtacatacctttaatcccagaactcaggaggcagaggcaggcggatctctgtgagctcaaggccagcctgatctatagagtgagtttcaggacaagctccaaagcaatacagtgaaaccctgtcttgaaaaacaacaacaaaaaacccaaaacaaaaaaacaaacaaaaacaaaacaaaacaacaacaaaaaaccaaaaaacctaagAAGAGAGGCATGGTTACCTGTGCCTATAACATCAGTGTTATCCAAGAGCACTGTGGCCAAGCCAGCCTAGAcaaaatgagagaccctgtcttaaagaagtAAGACAGAAAGTAGTGTAAAGGAAGACACCTACCATCCTCTCAATGTATACATACCTCAtacatacctctctctctctctctctctctctctctctctctctctctctctctctcacacacacacacacacacgaatccgAATCCATTTCTGAATAGCAAGAGCTCTGTTTTAGGACATTGTGATCAACAAAGGGTGGTAGGCCAGcagggaagcaaggatggttAATGTTCAAGACCAAGAGATGCATTCTTTCTTCCACTCCTTCTCAACTGTTGCTGTGGTACCACCTGGGGTTTGGAGCATCTTGTTCTTTGCCTTCTAAAGGGTTGTCTGAGTTTGGAGATGGCCAGTATTTTCCCAGAGGAGTACTGGTCTTCTTTGTAAGGCCTCGGAGATGTTCAAGCTGGGGACTAGTTGTCTATCCTGAATAGTGGAGAGTCTAGATAATGGGATCCTGgtgaattatatttaaattctgtCTAACCTGGGTCTTAGGCGTGGGCTTGTTCTGTTGAACATGGTCTACATCTCTTCTTACTCCCACCATCTGCTTTGTTGGGTGGGCCTGCTTTAACCTAAACCTTATTAGGCTTCCCAGCTCCTGCTTGCCTCAAAGGGTGGGGCATTGCTATTCTGGGCCTAGTAAGAATTAGGCTGTGTCATAGGGCACTGAATACTGCCATGGTACAGGACTGTCTGCACTGATGTGCCCTAACCAGGGCAGTCATAGTAATATGTGATCAAATGGAAAATCTCAATTTATGGTTATGACTTGCATTTGGGTTATAACTAGACCCTGATTTGTTAGTAATAACATTATTTAGAGTTATGataatcttgtttctttttcttttcttcttttttttgtttttttgagatagggtttctctgtggctttggaggctgtcctggaactagctcttatagaccaggctggtctcgaactcagagagatgcctgcctctgcctcccgagtgctgggattaaaggcgtgcgccaccaatgcccggctaagatAATCTTATTAGACCCCTATTATGAATCAGATAgctttataaattattttgttggtcattataaaaaaatcagtgttttcaAAACTATATTAGTCACAGTTCTTTAGAggaacagaatttatagaatgaatgaATCTATCTTCTATATATGATATAGATCATATCAATCTCTCTCTATATAGATACAAAGTGGATTTATTAGAAATGGTTTACAAGCAATGGCTGTCTACTAACaggaagtccaagaatccagtagttgttcattCCACAAGGCTGGATATTTcggctggtcttcagtatacagtggaattctgaagaagtaggctctaatgctagtgaaggaatgaacttagCAGTGAGTTGGAGGGCAGGCAGGCAAAGAgaacaagcttccttcttccatgtcctttatagaggagctgtggcccagattaaaggtggctTTTCCCACTTCAAAAGATCAGATTAAAAGttggtcttcccacttcaaatgctTTAATTAAGTCCCTCATGGGTAAACCCATcaacttgggttttagttaattccatatgtagtcaagttgacaaacaagaaCAGTCACCACAGTGGTATTCCTTGTggtcttggcttttttttttgtcatcttgtTTTGCAAATAAGAAAACCAATAAGTGCGAGGAATTAATATATAATGAGCACCtgagcctggtgttggtggcacacgcctttaatcccagcactagggaggcagaggcaggcggatctctgtgagttcgaggccagcctggtctccagagccagtgccaggataggctccaaagctacacagagaaaccctgtcttgaaaaaccaaaaaaaaaaaaaaaaaaaaaaaaagagcacctGTATGGCTGCAGATTTAATTGGGTGCTTTCCTTTTAAACATAGTAatctttgtatctctgtctccctctctctctctctctctctctcaacattattttttgttttgttttgtttttgagacagctctgactgctctggaactttctatgacatccaggtgggccttgaacttacagagatcctcttgcttctgtttcctgaatgctgggactaaaggcatgtgccaccaccacacccagcctaatAGTAGTCTTTACTTTAGCTTTGGTATTACTgttctttttgtaattttatagATTATGAGCAGTGACCATCCAGCTGGTCTGTAAATAGCTCAGATCTCAATAGACATTCAACACTTGaccatattttttcttcttaagccTTACATCCTATTTCCGCCTGACTTCCTGGTATCTCACTTTCAACATCCTTGCCATTGTCCTAGATCTTTTTAGACATTTGGAAAAtaacttacttttttttcctttaagttttttattatttcttagctgggtgatggtggcacacacctttaatcccaggaatcaggaGGATCTCTGATAAGCTCACTGGTATTTAGAAACCCAGGAAACTGACACAATGGTCTGATACTGAAGGGAGGTACAATGGGCTTTGCGTGTGTCCCACTCAGCTTGACTTCTTATTCCTGTCTCTCCAAGGCTACCCCTTCAATGATGTGTGTCAGTGGTTCATCGACAGAGCCGACCTCATCTTTGTTGTCTTTGATCCCACCAAGTTGGATGTGGGTCTGGAGCTGGAGATGCTCTTCCGACAGCTGAAGGGACGAGAGTCCCAGATAAGGATCATTTTGAACAAGGCTGACAACCTGGCCACACAAATGCTCATGCGGGTGTACGGAGCTCTCTTCTGGAGCTTGGCCCCTCTCATCAACGTCACAGAGCCTCCACGGGTTTATGTCAGCTCCTTCTGGCCACAGGACTATAAGCCTGACACTCACAGGGAACTGTTCCTCAAAGAAGAGATCTCTCTCCTAGAAGACCTGAACCAGGTGATTGAAAACAGGTTAGAGAACAAGATTGCTTTTATTCGCCAGCATGCCATCCGTGTCCGAATCCACGCCCTTTTAGTTGACAGATATCTGCAGACATACAAGGACAAAATGACCTTCTTCAGTGATGGGGAACTGGTTTTTAAGGACATTGTGGAAGATCCTGATAAATTCTACATTTTCAAGACCATCCTGGCAAAGACCAATGTCAGCAAGTTTGATCTTCCCAACCGTGAGGCCTACAAGGACTTCTTTGGCATCAACCCCATTTCCAATTTCAAACTCCTCTCTCAGCAGTGCTCATATATGGGGGGTTGCTTCCTGGAGAAGATTGAACGGGCCATCACCCAGGAGCTCCCTGGCCTTCTGGGTAGCCTTGGGCTTGGGAAGAATCCCGGTGCTCCTAACTGTGACAAAACAGGCTGTGGTGAGGCCCCAAAGAATCGCTACAGGAAGCACTAGTTTGTGTGTAGCCATTCTCGGGTCCCCATTGGTGAATGAGCTTGTGTTCTAAATGTCTGAGAAGTCCTGGTTTATATTAACCCTTTGAGCCATACTGGTGACAATCAGTCTGCATTGGAAATTTGGGAGTTCATTGAGACCAGTGAATCAGGGAAGGAACAAGGGTTCTAGGGAGGAGAGTGGAAACTGTGAATtatgcttgtcttattgcttCAGTTAGAAGGCCTGATACAGGCAAGTCAGGCTTCTCTTGTTTTTCCTGGGTCTTGTCTTGGAGGGACAGAGAACAGCTAACTTCTAATGAATACTAAGATAATGAGGGTCAGATATACTAAACTCAGTTGAAATTTCCCAAATAATAGAGGGTTCTCAGGTGAGTGTCAACTCCTTTCACTCAACTCTTCTGTCCGTTCCCTATCCCTCTTGGCTCCCTCCTAAGCTTGGATTGATTTTCAGCAGCGGACAGTCTCGAGTCTGATCTTCATGAATTTTGAGCCCAACCTTGGAATCTTCTCCCTGTCTTCCCAGTGGGTAGGGCATGCAGAACACTAACACTGATTAGGGTGTTATCTGCCACCCAAAGTATCATTTCAATGATGTCTCAGTTGGAGAGCTCAGACACTTAATTGGTCTGAAAAGGGTGAGTGGATGATGTACTCAAGAGGTACTTTTCCTCCTGGAAATGACTTGCATGAAAGTAATGGAAGGGCTCAGGGGTTAATTGGTTTGCAGTGTGTCTTTATCTGTTGCATGTCTTGGAAACTCAGATCACAAAGGTGTTGGTGTCAGAAAGGTCAATGGGACCTTGCTCCTGATCCTTGGAGGCTTCTCTGGACAGTCACTTCTCCCAAGTTTTGGGGAAAACTGTTTCTACAACTTCTTTGTGGGAGCACTTGACAGAGGACCTGTCTCTTGCTTCTCAGAACCAtggtttctccttccccttctccattcCCTGATGCGCTAATACTTCCATCTGAGAGAAATTCCTAGACTCAGAACCAGTCCCAGGCCCTTGGCATAGGTGGCAGACAAGGTCTGAGGTTCAATTCAACCTGAAGATATCCACTGAATACAGTCAGGACCTACACACACCATTGAGTGTGCATTTGTTTGTCCATTGTACAAGAGATAGCTAGGACAATGATAGACTTGAGGGCACAGAGAAAGGACTCCTGAGAGTATTGCATGGCAGATATACACTGCCATCTTGGAGATGAAGCCCTGGGAAGATGAAGAGCCTTTTTGATGGAGCAGGCAAGGCAAAGGTCAGACTGTCTTGAGGACTTCCTTTGAGCACAGCCAgctgttttttggggggaagtaAGCTTTCCTGGGGGCCTGAATTGTGAGGCATAGGTTGGGATCCACCAATAACAGTGAGTCATCTGGAGAAGCAGGAAGTGGGAAAGAAGGCTGAGCCAGAGTTGTTCCTTCTGA
Encoded here:
- the Srl gene encoding sarcalumenin yields the protein MRDRSHIEKTLMLNEDKPADDYTAVLQRLRKIYHTSIKPLEQSYKYNELRQHEITDGEITSKPMVLFLGPWSVGKSTMINYLLGLEETRYQLYTGAEPTTSEFTVLMHGPKLKTIEGIVMAADSARSFSPLEKFGQNFLEKLIGIEVPHKLLERVTFVDTPGIIENRKQQERGYPFNDVCQWFIDRADLIFVVFDPTKLDVGLELEMLFRQLKGRESQIRIILNKADNLATQMLMRVYGALFWSLAPLINVTEPPRVYVSSFWPQDYKPDTHRELFLKEEISLLEDLNQVIENRLENKIAFIRQHAIRVRIHALLVDRYLQTYKDKMTFFSDGELVFKDIVEDPDKFYIFKTILAKTNVSKFDLPNREAYKDFFGINPISNFKLLSQQCSYMGGCFLEKIERAITQELPGLLGSLGLGKNPGAPNCDKTGCGEAPKNRYRKH